The uncultured Bacteroides sp. genome has a segment encoding these proteins:
- a CDS encoding TonB-dependent receptor: protein MKKLLSFLFLFCCTLTVFSQNIQIKGVVLAGEDNSPLLGVNVAVKGSTTGVITDLEGRFTLSVPPKSTLVVSYIGYKSQEVVVNGQKDLRIVLTEDSKTLDEVVVVGYGVQKKSVVTAAISKVTAQDLEKTSPTRVEDALKGKVSGVQITKSSGQPGADSKVRIRGIGTVNNSDPLYIVDGMPVDGGIDYLNPVDIQSVEILKDAASAAIYGARAANGVILVTTKSGLSGKTTINYDVSYGWQNPWKKKSVLNATEYMTVMNEAAINDGNSPKYTADQIKNAGKGTDWQDETFNYDAPVQSHQISVNGGTDKVTYFLSLGYFDQEGIVGGNYGKSNFNRWSLRANNTYNIYETNERKFLNKVKVGINLGYSRANSTGIETNSEYGSILGSALAFDPTVPVYATDPAAVLALHPYAVKDKDGNVFSTPPSGFQEIANPVAMLNSPTLGKGNSDKFVSTFWGEINVLNGLKFKSSFGVDLAFWGNDGYTFPYFLATQGKDISQSSVYSNMHRGYTWQVENTLTYSKTFAEKHNLTLLIGQSAKEYKVRELYGDDYDLLETDPSKANIDYAIADREKERVAGGTGGFSSLTLASYFGRLDYNFDERYMFQATVRRDGSSNFGPSHKWGIFPSFSVGWNVTNEAFMENRPEWFNNLKLRGSWGKNGNERIGQFRYTSLMDGGQNYYFGSGDASTMQYGSSPSKISNPDVKWEQSEQIDLGFESRFFNNSLTFGFDYFKKKTSGMLMDQPIPAYVGKGAPIANAGDMENWGLEFETGYKLKVNDFIFNVQANASYLQNKLIKLGNASGEAIYEDAGASGVGSYVKGKNGEVYPYFYGFKTNGLIQNQQQADEYNAKYGEKAQPGDVIFQDIAGAVDAKGNSIPDGLITDADKTKIGKGMPDWTFGLTLGAEWKGFDVNIFFQGTQGNDIFDFAQRGDITAMNRPSWILDRWIGEGTSNKIPRMTAVNPNRNWRSSDLYIKDGSYIRLKVMQLGYTLPRNLTKKVSIQKLRLFVTGENLLTFTGYDGFDPEIAAGNYTTIGVDKGIYPQSRTISVGANISF from the coding sequence ATGAAAAAGTTATTATCATTTCTATTTTTATTTTGTTGCACTCTTACTGTATTTTCACAGAATATACAGATTAAAGGTGTAGTCTTGGCGGGGGAAGATAATTCTCCGTTGCTGGGAGTTAATGTGGCAGTGAAAGGTTCCACAACAGGTGTCATAACCGATCTGGAAGGACGATTTACACTTTCGGTTCCTCCTAAAAGCACATTAGTAGTATCCTATATTGGTTATAAATCGCAGGAAGTGGTTGTAAATGGCCAAAAGGATTTGCGTATTGTGCTAACTGAGGACTCAAAGACACTTGATGAAGTGGTGGTTGTGGGTTATGGTGTGCAGAAAAAGAGTGTGGTAACCGCTGCTATTAGTAAGGTTACCGCTCAGGATTTAGAGAAAACTTCTCCTACACGTGTTGAAGATGCATTAAAAGGAAAAGTATCTGGTGTACAAATTACCAAAAGTTCCGGACAGCCAGGTGCTGACTCTAAAGTAAGGATTCGTGGTATTGGTACAGTTAATAACAGTGACCCTCTTTATATTGTAGATGGTATGCCGGTTGATGGTGGTATTGATTATCTGAATCCGGTGGATATTCAATCAGTGGAAATTCTGAAAGACGCAGCCTCAGCAGCAATTTATGGTGCTCGTGCTGCCAATGGTGTTATCCTTGTAACAACAAAATCAGGACTTTCCGGAAAAACTACTATTAATTATGATGTTTCTTATGGCTGGCAAAATCCGTGGAAGAAAAAATCTGTATTGAATGCTACAGAGTATATGACTGTTATGAATGAAGCAGCTATCAATGATGGTAATTCTCCTAAGTATACTGCTGATCAGATTAAAAATGCTGGTAAAGGTACAGATTGGCAGGATGAAACATTTAACTATGATGCTCCGGTTCAAAGTCATCAGATTAGTGTTAATGGTGGAACTGATAAAGTTACCTATTTCTTATCTTTAGGATATTTTGATCAGGAAGGTATTGTTGGCGGTAACTATGGAAAATCTAACTTTAATCGTTGGAGTCTTCGCGCTAATAATACATATAATATCTATGAAACCAACGAACGTAAATTCCTTAATAAGGTAAAAGTTGGAATCAATTTGGGTTATTCAAGAGCAAATTCAACCGGTATTGAAACTAATTCAGAATATGGTTCAATATTAGGTAGTGCCTTGGCTTTTGATCCAACTGTTCCTGTTTATGCAACAGATCCTGCTGCAGTATTAGCGCTCCATCCTTATGCAGTGAAAGATAAAGATGGTAACGTCTTCTCAACTCCTCCAAGTGGATTTCAGGAAATTGCTAATCCTGTAGCAATGCTTAATTCTCCTACATTGGGAAAAGGGAACTCCGATAAGTTTGTATCTACCTTCTGGGGTGAAATCAATGTTCTCAATGGTTTGAAATTTAAGTCAAGTTTTGGTGTTGACCTTGCTTTCTGGGGTAACGATGGATATACATTTCCTTACTTCCTCGCAACTCAGGGAAAAGACATAAGTCAAAGTTCTGTTTATTCAAATATGCATCGTGGATATACCTGGCAGGTGGAAAATACGCTGACATATAGCAAGACATTTGCAGAGAAGCACAATCTTACGTTATTAATTGGTCAATCTGCAAAAGAATATAAAGTTCGCGAACTTTATGGAGATGATTATGATTTGTTAGAGACTGATCCAAGCAAAGCAAACATTGATTATGCTATTGCTGACAGAGAGAAAGAACGAGTAGCAGGTGGAACAGGTGGATTCTCATCCTTAACGCTGGCTTCCTACTTTGGCCGTCTGGATTATAACTTTGATGAACGATATATGTTTCAGGCAACTGTTCGTCGTGATGGATCATCAAATTTTGGCCCAAGTCATAAATGGGGTATTTTCCCTTCTTTCTCTGTTGGTTGGAACGTAACAAATGAAGCGTTTATGGAAAATCGTCCTGAATGGTTCAATAATTTGAAATTACGCGGTAGCTGGGGTAAGAATGGTAACGAGAGAATCGGACAGTTCAGATATACTAGTTTGATGGACGGTGGACAAAACTATTATTTTGGTTCAGGAGATGCTTCTACTATGCAATATGGTAGCAGTCCTTCTAAAATTTCTAATCCAGATGTAAAATGGGAACAATCAGAACAGATAGATTTAGGTTTTGAATCCAGATTCTTTAATAACTCGCTTACTTTTGGTTTTGACTATTTTAAGAAGAAAACAAGCGGTATGTTAATGGATCAACCTATCCCAGCATATGTAGGTAAGGGTGCTCCGATAGCTAATGCCGGTGATATGGAAAACTGGGGATTGGAATTTGAAACTGGTTACAAACTTAAAGTAAACGATTTTATTTTTAATGTTCAGGCAAATGCTTCTTATTTACAGAATAAACTTATTAAACTTGGAAATGCCAGTGGTGAAGCAATTTATGAAGATGCTGGTGCTTCGGGTGTAGGTAGTTATGTAAAAGGTAAGAACGGCGAAGTTTATCCTTATTTCTATGGATTTAAAACGAATGGTTTAATTCAGAACCAGCAACAAGCAGATGAATATAATGCTAAATATGGCGAGAAAGCTCAACCGGGCGATGTTATTTTCCAGGATATTGCTGGAGCAGTAGATGCAAAAGGTAACTCAATTCCTGATGGATTGATTACTGATGCTGATAAAACAAAGATTGGTAAAGGTATGCCCGACTGGACTTTTGGTCTTACTCTTGGTGCTGAATGGAAAGGATTTGATGTAAATATCTTCTTCCAGGGAACACAAGGTAATGATATCTTTGATTTTGCACAACGTGGTGATATCACAGCAATGAACCGTCCGTCATGGATACTTGACCGGTGGATTGGTGAAGGCACATCGAATAAGATTCCTCGCATGACTGCTGTAAATCCTAATCGTAACTGGCGTTCTTCAGATCTTTATATTAAAGATGGCTCATATATTCGTTTGAAAGTGATGCAATTGGGTTATACCTTGCCACGTAATCTGACTAAAAAAGTGTCTATACAAAAACTTCGTTTGTTTGTCACAGGTGAAAACTTATTGACCTTTACCGGATATGATGGTTTTGATCCTGAAATTGCTGCAGGAAATTATACAACAATTGGTGTAGACAAAGGTATTTACCCTCAGTCAAGAACTATCTCTGTAGGAGCAAACATAAGCTTTTAA
- a CDS encoding RagB/SusD family nutrient uptake outer membrane protein: MKKYNFIIALATMIGFSSCGDDFLTITPTASQEAGGDATEGAILSNLASCYQILLFDSYAANNYNSVVLMSDLRSDDIYKGGGDAGDQGQLYRLSQFTSTATELPSGLWNIYYSGISRCNNVIQACEKAKGVSEANLNQYKAEAHFLRAYYTHWLWKFWGNIPYFESDLPAPYMAKQYKADEIYAKIIADVDFAIEGDKLPMRTTAANDGRITKAAAQMLKARVVMYQKDQTKYADVLKDMVEIIKSGKYTLLGDFSAIWLSTGEFCNESILESNQLPEGKTWASGWQGYGTNLPAFISPNTLVGQEPFIGGWGFGPVRTEAYAIYEDADTRRAGSINKFEDGTYSARFQNTGLFMGKYAARKGYNPPPGDIDLNFGNNLRIFRYAEVLLNAAELMVMDGVAPVEGVTAQSCLDQIRVRAGVNSIPATTANIKSERRREFLGEGMRFWDLVRWGDTALLTENKPAFSSIRTWDDHCKYLPIPQTEIEKTDGDFKLVQNPGY, translated from the coding sequence ATGAAAAAATATAATTTTATAATAGCATTGGCCACAATGATTGGTTTTTCTTCTTGCGGCGATGATTTCCTTACAATTACACCCACAGCTTCTCAAGAGGCTGGAGGTGATGCCACAGAGGGAGCTATTTTGTCAAACCTGGCTTCTTGTTATCAGATACTTTTATTTGATAGCTATGCAGCAAACAATTATAACAGTGTAGTCCTGATGTCTGATTTGCGTTCAGATGATATTTATAAAGGTGGTGGTGACGCCGGTGACCAAGGACAGTTATACCGTCTTTCTCAGTTTACTTCTACGGCAACTGAGCTCCCATCAGGATTGTGGAACATCTATTATAGCGGTATTAGCCGTTGTAACAATGTTATTCAGGCTTGTGAAAAAGCAAAAGGTGTATCTGAAGCAAATTTAAATCAGTACAAAGCGGAAGCTCATTTTCTTCGTGCTTATTACACTCATTGGTTGTGGAAGTTCTGGGGAAATATTCCTTATTTTGAATCAGATCTTCCTGCACCATATATGGCAAAGCAATATAAAGCCGACGAAATTTATGCAAAGATCATAGCAGATGTTGATTTTGCTATTGAAGGTGATAAACTTCCAATGCGTACAACTGCTGCCAATGATGGACGTATAACCAAAGCTGCTGCTCAGATGCTTAAAGCAAGAGTTGTAATGTACCAAAAGGATCAGACAAAGTATGCTGATGTATTGAAGGATATGGTTGAAATTATTAAGAGTGGCAAGTATACATTATTGGGCGACTTTTCTGCAATTTGGTTAAGTACCGGTGAATTCTGTAATGAGTCTATTCTCGAAAGTAATCAACTTCCTGAAGGAAAAACCTGGGCTTCGGGTTGGCAAGGATATGGTACTAACCTTCCTGCATTTATTTCTCCAAATACTCTTGTAGGACAAGAACCATTTATCGGTGGCTGGGGATTCGGACCTGTTCGTACAGAAGCTTATGCTATTTATGAAGATGCTGATACACGTCGTGCTGGCTCTATCAATAAGTTTGAAGACGGAACCTATTCTGCACGTTTCCAGAATACAGGATTGTTTATGGGTAAATATGCAGCCCGCAAAGGATATAACCCTCCTCCGGGAGATATTGATTTGAATTTTGGCAATAACTTACGCATATTCCGTTATGCTGAAGTGTTATTGAATGCTGCAGAATTAATGGTTATGGATGGTGTGGCACCGGTTGAAGGTGTTACTGCACAATCTTGCCTTGATCAAATCAGAGTACGCGCCGGTGTAAACTCTATCCCTGCTACTACAGCTAATATTAAATCAGAAAGACGTCGTGAATTCTTAGGTGAAGGTATGCGTTTCTGGGACTTGGTCCGTTGGGGAGATACAGCTTTATTGACTGAAAACAAACCTGCATTTTCTTCTATAAGGACATGGGATGATCATTGTAAATATTTACCTATACCTCAAACTGAAATTGAAAAAACAGACGGTGATTTCAAATTAGTACAGAATCCGGGTTATTAA
- a CDS encoding family 16 glycosylhydrolase — protein MQKSKLRIVLLIVILGSFHLKAQAQVPAGYGLVWADEFNDSRAADGKPALRPDKGDWWYETGGGGWGNNELQYYVPGITEFYNDSLAAISDGTLKIKAIKRKYYGMEYASVRMNTSNSWTYGYFETRAKLPGGKGVWPAFWMLPKNFQSWPLDGEIDIMEYVGYDPNVVHATIHTQAYNHVIGTQKTSTKTILNAETEFHVYGLEWTETRIRAYVDGELYFTFSNDGTGNKNTWPFNVPFYLKLNLAIGGNWGGVMGVDTQIFPSTYEVDYVRVYQKNTALSEVKEENLFDANFNNVSNLLRVSFKEQGVYHLFVTDMQGRALTDLSTTNTTSEIDCSSWAKGFYLLSANNGKRLSTQKFVKY, from the coding sequence ATGCAAAAAAGTAAATTAAGAATAGTTTTATTGATAGTTATTCTGGGAAGTTTTCACCTGAAAGCTCAGGCACAAGTTCCTGCTGGATATGGATTGGTGTGGGCAGATGAATTCAATGACTCTCGTGCGGCCGATGGCAAACCAGCTTTGCGCCCGGATAAGGGTGATTGGTGGTATGAAACCGGTGGTGGTGGATGGGGAAATAATGAACTTCAGTACTATGTACCAGGAATAACAGAATTTTATAATGACTCACTGGCCGCTATTAGTGATGGAACGCTTAAAATAAAAGCGATTAAAAGGAAGTATTATGGAATGGAATATGCTTCAGTCCGTATGAATACAAGTAATAGCTGGACGTATGGGTATTTTGAGACTCGGGCTAAATTGCCAGGAGGAAAAGGCGTATGGCCTGCTTTCTGGATGCTTCCTAAAAACTTTCAAAGCTGGCCGTTGGATGGCGAAATTGATATTATGGAATATGTGGGCTATGATCCCAATGTAGTTCATGCTACCATTCATACTCAAGCATATAATCATGTTATTGGGACACAGAAAACTAGTACAAAAACAATTCTGAATGCCGAAACAGAGTTTCATGTATATGGACTGGAATGGACAGAAACAAGGATACGCGCTTATGTGGATGGTGAACTTTATTTTACTTTTAGTAATGACGGAACTGGTAATAAGAATACATGGCCATTTAATGTACCTTTTTATTTAAAGTTAAACTTGGCTATTGGTGGAAACTGGGGCGGAGTTATGGGAGTAGATACTCAGATTTTTCCTTCTACTTATGAGGTGGATTATGTAAGGGTCTATCAGAAAAATACGGCTTTGAGTGAGGTAAAAGAAGAGAACTTATTTGATGCAAATTTTAATAATGTCAGTAATTTACTGCGGGTAAGTTTTAAAGAACAAGGGGTTTATCACTTATTTGTTACTGACATGCAGGGCAGGGCGTTAACTGATTTATCAACGACAAATACTACATCTGAGATTGACTGTTCCAGTTGGGCGAAAGGATTTTACCTGCTTTCAGCAAATAATGGAAAACGATTGAGCACTCAGAAATTTGTAAAATATTAA
- the bglX gene encoding beta-glucosidase BglX, producing the protein MKKIMVLSICLFFIFSAGCTGAKGLKDEQIEKKIEGLLSKMTLGEKIGQMNQISSYGNLEEMSRMIKKGEVGSILNEIDPVRVNALQRLAMEESRLGIPLLIARDVIHGFKTVFPIPLGQAASFNPQIAEDGARVAAKEASSVGIRWTFAPMIDISRDPRWGRIAESCGEDTYLTSVMGAAMIRGFQGNSLNDPTSIVACAKHFVGYGATEGGRDYNSTHITERQLRNVYLPPFEAAVKQGAGTFMTSFNDNDGVPSSGNSFILKTVLRNEWGFDGFVVSDWASIKEMVSHGFCADDKEAAMKAANAGVDMEMVSYTYMNNLKELIKENKVSEKTIDDAVRNILRVKFRLGLFDNPYINEKAPSAMYTPDNLAKAKEAAVQSAILLKNDNNTLPISLFVKTIAVVGPMADAPYEQMGTWTFDGEKARTQTPLQALKQFYGDKVQIIYEPALAFSRDKSTTNIAKAVNAAAKADLVLAFVGEEAILSGEAHCLADLHLQGAQTALIEALAKIGKPLVTVVMAGRPLTIEKETKLSNSVLYSFHPGTMGGPAIADLLFGKSVPSGKTPVTFPKEVGQIPMYYSHNNTGRPATRKETLIDSIKVEAGQTSLGCTSFYMDAGFDPLFPFGYGLSYTTFQYNNLKLSSKELGMQQVLTVTFDLKNTGNCEGAEVAQLYVRDKVGSVTRPVKELKRFTRVTLKPGETKNVSFTLPIEELAFWNIDMKKVVEPGDFTLWVGTNSQEGISAGFKVKD; encoded by the coding sequence ATGAAGAAAATAATGGTATTATCCATTTGTTTGTTTTTTATCTTCTCGGCAGGATGTACTGGTGCCAAAGGGCTGAAAGATGAGCAAATAGAGAAAAAGATTGAAGGATTATTATCAAAGATGACTCTCGGGGAAAAGATTGGTCAGATGAATCAGATAAGTTCGTATGGCAATCTCGAAGAGATGAGCAGAATGATAAAGAAAGGAGAAGTTGGCTCTATATTGAATGAAATAGATCCGGTTCGTGTGAATGCTTTGCAAAGACTGGCGATGGAGGAATCCAGATTAGGAATTCCTTTACTCATTGCCCGTGATGTGATTCATGGTTTTAAAACAGTTTTCCCTATTCCGCTGGGACAAGCAGCTTCTTTTAATCCTCAGATTGCTGAAGATGGAGCCCGGGTGGCTGCAAAAGAAGCTTCATCAGTGGGAATAAGGTGGACATTTGCTCCGATGATTGATATTTCACGCGATCCTCGTTGGGGAAGAATTGCTGAAAGTTGTGGAGAAGACACTTATCTGACTTCTGTAATGGGGGCAGCTATGATTAGAGGCTTTCAGGGTAATTCACTGAACGATCCAACTTCCATAGTGGCTTGTGCAAAGCACTTTGTGGGTTACGGGGCAACCGAGGGTGGACGTGATTATAATTCAACTCATATAACTGAACGCCAGCTACGAAATGTTTATTTACCTCCTTTTGAAGCTGCAGTAAAGCAAGGAGCAGGTACGTTTATGACTTCGTTTAATGACAACGATGGAGTTCCTTCATCTGGAAATTCATTTATTCTGAAAACTGTTTTACGCAATGAATGGGGATTTGACGGTTTTGTGGTTTCAGACTGGGCTTCTATAAAGGAAATGGTTAGTCATGGCTTTTGTGCAGACGATAAAGAGGCTGCTATGAAAGCGGCAAATGCTGGTGTGGATATGGAAATGGTGAGTTACACCTATATGAATAACCTGAAAGAATTGATTAAAGAGAACAAAGTATCTGAAAAGACAATTGATGATGCTGTTCGCAACATCTTGCGTGTAAAGTTTCGTCTGGGATTATTCGATAATCCATATATAAATGAAAAAGCTCCTTCGGCAATGTATACTCCGGATAATTTGGCTAAAGCAAAAGAAGCAGCGGTTCAGTCGGCTATTTTATTGAAGAATGATAATAATACATTGCCGATAAGCTTGTTCGTGAAAACAATTGCAGTAGTTGGTCCAATGGCTGATGCTCCATACGAGCAGATGGGAACCTGGACTTTTGATGGAGAAAAGGCAAGAACTCAAACTCCGTTACAAGCTTTGAAACAGTTTTATGGAGACAAGGTGCAGATTATTTATGAACCAGCTCTGGCCTTTTCACGCGATAAAAGTACCACAAATATTGCAAAGGCTGTAAATGCTGCTGCTAAAGCTGATTTGGTACTGGCATTTGTTGGCGAAGAAGCCATTCTTTCGGGCGAGGCTCATTGTTTGGCAGATCTTCACCTTCAGGGAGCACAGACTGCTTTAATAGAAGCTTTGGCTAAAATAGGTAAACCATTGGTTACGGTTGTGATGGCAGGAAGACCTCTTACTATAGAAAAAGAAACTAAGTTATCTAATTCTGTTCTTTATTCTTTCCATCCGGGAACAATGGGTGGACCGGCCATTGCCGATCTGCTTTTCGGGAAATCTGTACCTAGTGGTAAAACCCCGGTTACATTCCCGAAAGAAGTGGGACAGATACCGATGTATTACAGTCACAATAATACAGGTCGCCCTGCCACTCGCAAAGAGACATTAATTGATAGCATAAAGGTGGAAGCCGGACAAACTTCATTAGGATGTACTTCTTTTTATATGGATGCAGGTTTTGATCCGCTTTTCCCATTTGGTTACGGACTTTCTTACACTACATTTCAGTATAATAACCTGAAGCTGTCTTCCAAAGAATTGGGAATGCAACAAGTGCTGACTGTTACATTTGATTTGAAAAATACAGGAAATTGTGAAGGAGCAGAGGTGGCACAGCTTTATGTTCGCGATAAGGTGGGATCAGTAACCCGTCCGGTGAAAGAGTTAAAGCGCTTTACCCGCGTTACATTGAAGCCGGGAGAAACAAAGAATGTTTCTTTTACGCTTCCTATTGAGGAACTTGCTTTTTGGAACATAGATATGAAGAAAGTTGTTGAGCCTGGAGATTTTACTCTTTGGGTAGGTACAAACAGTCAAGAAGGTATTTCCGCAGGTTTTAAGGTGAAAGATTGA
- a CDS encoding HU family DNA-binding protein: MAFRYRVKTKRSALKEKEIKYYAIPIRNEKVHIDYLAEELSHRCSLSKGDILSTLSGLVDLMEEHLHNGDSVYLDNLGIFTLSATSDGYNTPEECTPSKVRAQKICFRADNKLKKNLQFVQFERDRHDVE; this comes from the coding sequence ATGGCATTCAGATATAGAGTAAAAACAAAACGTTCCGCACTGAAAGAAAAAGAGATAAAATACTACGCAATTCCCATCCGTAACGAAAAAGTACATATAGACTACCTGGCCGAAGAACTTTCACATCGTTGTTCCTTATCAAAAGGAGATATTTTATCAACTTTGTCGGGCTTGGTAGATTTAATGGAAGAGCATCTTCACAACGGAGACAGTGTTTATCTTGATAATTTGGGTATCTTCACACTCTCAGCCACCAGTGATGGTTATAATACACCCGAAGAATGCACCCCTTCAAAGGTCAGAGCACAAAAAATCTGCTTCAGGGCTGATAATAAATTAAAGAAAAATCTGCAGTTTGTGCAGTTCGAGAGAGACAGACACGACGTTGAATAA
- a CDS encoding AraC family transcriptional regulator, with the protein MEIKSSTREEYLKRVNVVVDYINNHLDEELDLQKLAEMSNLSTYHFHRIMKAFLGETLGAYIIRVRLETAVRLLRYTDLPVEQIAYSVGYEMPSSLSKSFKQFYDITPQEYRNNKNFVIMKPVQLNPDLKLKSPKGIELETKKAIYIRLNGAYSELDFCGAWTRLWAYVKEQRLFSAGIEHISIYHDDPKVTTSEKLRTDVCLVLPKPAEPKGEIGVKEIAGGKYAVFSYQGPYTNLGIVYDTIFAQWLPASGYELRNAPLFEKYLNDPSRTEEEKLKTDIYIPLQ; encoded by the coding sequence ATGGAAATTAAATCATCAACACGGGAAGAATATTTGAAAAGAGTCAATGTCGTAGTAGATTACATCAATAATCATCTTGACGAGGAGCTTGATCTGCAAAAACTGGCAGAGATGTCTAACCTGTCAACTTATCATTTTCACCGCATCATGAAAGCTTTTCTGGGAGAAACGCTTGGAGCGTATATTATAAGAGTGAGGTTGGAAACGGCTGTCCGGTTGCTTCGATACACAGACCTTCCGGTGGAACAGATTGCCTACAGCGTGGGATATGAGATGCCTTCCTCACTCTCAAAATCATTCAAACAATTTTATGATATAACTCCTCAGGAGTATCGCAACAATAAAAACTTTGTAATTATGAAACCAGTACAATTGAATCCTGATTTGAAACTAAAATCGCCTAAGGGGATTGAGTTAGAAACTAAAAAAGCTATTTACATTCGCCTGAACGGAGCGTATTCAGAACTAGATTTTTGTGGGGCATGGACCCGGCTTTGGGCTTATGTAAAGGAGCAGAGACTTTTCTCGGCAGGCATTGAGCATATCAGCATCTATCACGATGATCCGAAAGTTACAACCTCGGAAAAGCTACGAACAGACGTTTGTCTGGTTCTACCAAAACCAGCGGAACCTAAGGGAGAAATAGGAGTAAAAGAAATAGCAGGAGGTAAGTATGCCGTTTTCTCGTATCAAGGTCCATACACAAACCTGGGAATTGTATACGATACCATCTTTGCTCAGTGGCTTCCCGCCAGTGGTTATGAACTTCGCAATGCTCCGTTGTTTGAGAAGTATCTTAATGATCCATCCCGTACAGAGGAAGAAAAACTAAAAACGGATATTTATATTCCGTTGCAGTAA
- a CDS encoding ATP-binding protein, producing MRRKLLEHLKDWKIKGNRKPLIIRGARQVGKTWLMKEFARTEYEKCAYVNFESDLQLKALFLQDFDINRILLSIQVATGVKPEPGNTLIIFDEIQEAERAITSLKYFCENAPEYHVVAAGSLLGIALHQNTSFPVGKVEFLDLYPLTFTEFLQAMGEDALVDLQQQKQWDLITVFKTKYIQLLRQYYYVGGMPEVVVNYSQNRDFNEVRQIQQQILDSYEQDFSKHAPTDVVPRIRMVWNSIPSQLARENKKFVYGLVKQGARAKDFELALAWLMDCGLVHKVSRVSKPAMPLKAYEDFGAFKLFVLDTGLLAAMVNLDVKTLLDGNELFEEFKGALSEQYVLQQLVANKHISLYYWSAEKSTAEIDFLIQCRDIVVPIEVKAAENLQAKSLRSFVQKFLPKIAIRSSMSDFREEEWLTNFPLYSVCELTTYIESKHL from the coding sequence ATGAGAAGGAAACTGCTTGAACATCTTAAGGATTGGAAGATAAAAGGGAATCGTAAACCACTTATAATTCGTGGTGCCAGACAAGTTGGTAAAACCTGGCTGATGAAAGAGTTTGCCCGCACTGAATATGAAAAATGTGCATACGTAAACTTTGAGAGTGATTTGCAATTAAAAGCCCTTTTTCTTCAGGATTTTGATATTAATCGTATTTTACTTTCTATTCAGGTTGCTACCGGAGTAAAACCAGAACCCGGCAATACACTTATTATTTTTGATGAGATTCAAGAAGCTGAAAGAGCTATAACCTCTTTAAAATATTTTTGTGAAAATGCACCGGAGTATCATGTTGTAGCTGCCGGTTCTTTACTTGGCATTGCTTTACATCAGAATACCTCTTTCCCAGTAGGAAAAGTAGAATTTCTGGATCTTTATCCTTTAACATTTACAGAATTTCTGCAGGCTATGGGAGAAGATGCTTTGGTTGATTTGCAACAACAAAAGCAATGGGATTTAATAACTGTATTTAAAACAAAATATATTCAGCTTCTACGCCAATATTATTATGTAGGAGGTATGCCCGAGGTTGTAGTAAACTATTCTCAGAATCGAGATTTCAATGAGGTTCGCCAGATACAACAACAAATTCTTGATTCCTATGAACAGGATTTCTCAAAACATGCTCCTACAGATGTTGTTCCCAGAATACGGATGGTGTGGAATTCTATTCCCTCACAACTAGCTAGAGAGAATAAGAAATTTGTTTATGGTTTAGTAAAGCAGGGAGCTAGAGCTAAAGACTTTGAATTGGCTTTGGCCTGGCTGATGGATTGCGGTCTGGTTCATAAAGTTTCGAGAGTTTCTAAACCTGCAATGCCTCTAAAAGCATATGAAGATTTTGGAGCATTTAAGCTATTTGTTCTTGATACCGGCCTTTTGGCTGCTATGGTTAATCTTGATGTGAAAACATTACTTGATGGCAATGAGCTTTTCGAAGAATTTAAAGGCGCCTTATCAGAGCAATATGTCTTGCAGCAATTAGTGGCAAATAAACACATTTCTTTGTATTATTGGTCGGCAGAAAAATCAACTGCTGAGATAGATTTCTTAATTCAGTGCAGAGATATAGTAGTTCCTATAGAAGTTAAAGCTGCAGAGAATTTACAAGCAAAGAGTCTTCGATCTTTTGTTCAGAAATTTCTACCAAAGATAGCTATCCGTTCTTCTATGTCTGATTTTCGTGAAGAGGAATGGCTTACTAATTTTCCCCTATACTCTGTATGTGAATTAACTACTTATATTGAAAGTAAACATTTATAA